A genomic region of Bradyrhizobium sp. ORS 278 contains the following coding sequences:
- a CDS encoding ABC transporter ATP-binding protein, which produces MASVSEAKSLVLDRITHRFASGTMAVSDINLDVKGGEIIALLGPSGCGKTTLLRVIAGFIGQSEGRVIIGNDVVDALPPNRRAVGIVFQNYALFPHLSISENVGYGLAARGVDKATRAKEAQRLLDMVQLGPFGERLPRQLSGGQQQRVALARALAIKPSILLLDEPFAALDKNLRLDMQIEVKRLQRMAGTTTLIVTHDQEEALSMADRVAVLSHGHLEQFGTPSEIYDEPQTLFVNTFVGTANKLKGTVVATDAGEVKVALEAGGEIIARAPKPVAASAKVIVCLRPEHLTFVDDASGFSGEIGMALPLGATVVHEIKAKDGSSIKISQARTGGTPLREAGSAVRIAPLAPGLATVFPQ; this is translated from the coding sequence ATGGCCAGCGTATCGGAAGCCAAGTCGCTCGTTCTCGATCGGATCACGCACCGCTTCGCCAGCGGCACGATGGCCGTCTCCGACATCAATCTCGATGTGAAGGGCGGCGAGATCATCGCCCTGCTAGGCCCGTCCGGCTGCGGCAAGACCACGCTCTTGCGCGTCATCGCCGGCTTCATCGGCCAGAGCGAGGGGCGCGTCATCATCGGCAATGACGTCGTCGACGCGTTGCCGCCCAACAGGCGCGCGGTCGGCATCGTGTTCCAGAACTACGCGCTGTTTCCACATCTCTCGATCTCCGAGAATGTCGGCTACGGCCTCGCCGCGCGCGGCGTCGACAAGGCCACGCGCGCCAAGGAAGCGCAGCGGCTGCTCGACATGGTGCAGCTCGGGCCGTTCGGCGAACGGCTGCCGCGGCAATTGTCCGGCGGCCAGCAGCAGCGCGTGGCGCTGGCGCGCGCGCTCGCGATCAAGCCGTCGATCCTGCTGCTCGATGAGCCGTTCGCGGCGCTGGACAAGAACCTGCGGCTCGACATGCAAATCGAGGTCAAGCGGCTGCAGCGCATGGCCGGAACCACGACCCTGATCGTGACCCATGACCAGGAAGAAGCGTTATCGATGGCCGACCGCGTCGCGGTGCTCAGCCACGGTCATCTCGAGCAGTTCGGCACGCCGAGCGAGATCTACGACGAGCCGCAGACGCTGTTCGTGAACACCTTCGTCGGCACAGCCAACAAGCTGAAAGGTACCGTGGTTGCTACCGACGCGGGTGAGGTCAAGGTGGCCCTGGAGGCCGGCGGCGAGATCATCGCCCGCGCGCCGAAGCCGGTCGCTGCCTCCGCCAAGGTCATCGTCTGCCTGCGTCCCGAGCACCTCACCTTCGTCGATGACGCTTCGGGCTTTTCCGGCGAGATCGGCATGGCGCTGCCGCTCGGCGCCACCGTAGTCCACGAGATCAAGGCCAAGGATGGATCGAGCATCAAGATCTCGCAGGCCCGCACCGGCGGCACGCCGTTGCGCGAGGCTGGTAGCGCGGTGCGCATCGCGCCGCTCGCGCCCGGACTCGCCACTGTCTTCCCGCAATGA
- a CDS encoding aspartate/glutamate racemase family protein — protein sequence MNILLLNPNIRSDITDLMLQVGRDAAAPGTTLIPCTAPRGVPYIATRAEAQIGGAVALEMLAERNGTFDAAIIAAFGDPGLFAARELFDVPVIGLAEAAMLTACMVGRRFAIITFAQALGPWYEECVRMHGLLERCAGIRMLDGSFKQISDVQHEKEELLVELALRAVEENEADVLIFAGAPLSGLAARVAHRIPVPVVDQVIAAVKQAEALLALKLRRATAGTFRRPAAKPTTGLPEALAARLEHRDV from the coding sequence ATGAACATCCTGCTGCTCAATCCGAACATCCGCTCCGACATCACCGACCTGATGCTGCAGGTCGGCCGCGACGCTGCCGCGCCCGGCACGACGCTGATCCCCTGCACCGCGCCGCGCGGGGTGCCCTATATCGCCACCCGCGCCGAGGCGCAGATCGGCGGCGCGGTGGCGCTGGAGATGCTGGCGGAGCGCAACGGCACATTCGATGCCGCGATCATCGCCGCGTTCGGCGATCCCGGCCTGTTCGCGGCGCGCGAATTGTTCGACGTGCCGGTGATCGGCCTTGCCGAAGCCGCGATGCTCACGGCCTGCATGGTCGGGCGTCGCTTTGCCATCATCACCTTCGCGCAGGCGCTCGGTCCCTGGTATGAAGAGTGCGTGCGCATGCATGGGCTGTTGGAGCGCTGCGCCGGCATCCGCATGCTCGACGGAAGCTTCAAGCAGATCTCCGACGTGCAGCACGAAAAGGAGGAACTGCTGGTCGAGCTGGCGCTGCGCGCGGTCGAGGAGAACGAGGCCGACGTGCTGATCTTCGCCGGCGCGCCGCTGTCGGGCCTCGCCGCGCGCGTCGCGCATCGCATTCCCGTGCCGGTCGTCGATCAGGTCATTGCCGCCGTGAAACAGGCCGAGGCGCTGCTGGCGCTGAAGCTGCGCAGGGCGACGGCCGGGACGTTCCGGCGGCCCGCGGCGAAGCCGACGACGGGATTGCCGGAGGCCCTGGCGGCGAGGCTCGAGCATCGCGACGTGTAG
- a CDS encoding DUF3429 domain-containing protein — translation MARMLSGIPTSMRILGLGGLIPFVGLALLVSTGQEPARLIALQAQIAYGAVILSFLGAVHWGLAVQTPALADWWRMAWGVTPALLGWAALLLPARPALVLLTAALLAALIVDEFCFSGDDGRSWFLKLRRMLSVGAMAAMLVTFVAIMLGGMPGAA, via the coding sequence ATGGCACGCATGCTCAGCGGCATTCCCACATCCATGCGGATCCTTGGACTGGGCGGGCTGATCCCGTTCGTCGGTCTTGCGCTGCTGGTGAGCACCGGCCAGGAGCCGGCGCGGCTGATCGCGCTGCAGGCCCAGATCGCCTATGGCGCAGTCATCCTCAGCTTCCTCGGCGCGGTCCATTGGGGACTCGCGGTGCAGACGCCGGCCCTGGCCGATTGGTGGCGCATGGCCTGGGGCGTCACGCCGGCGCTGCTCGGTTGGGCGGCGCTGCTGCTGCCGGCCAGGCCTGCGCTGGTGCTCCTGACAGCGGCGCTGCTGGCAGCCCTGATCGTCGACGAGTTTTGTTTCAGCGGCGACGACGGTCGGTCCTGGTTTCTGAAACTCCGGCGCATGTTGAGCGTCGGCGCGATGGCCGCGATGCTCGTGACCTTCGTCGCCATCATGCTCGGCGGAATGCCGGGCGCCGCGTGA
- a CDS encoding DUF2256 domain-containing protein: MPKMRRKSDLPTKICAACGRPFAWRRKWARDWDVVKFCSDRCRSERRTASAPSARPET, encoded by the coding sequence ATGCCGAAGATGCGCCGCAAGTCCGACCTCCCGACCAAGATCTGCGCCGCCTGCGGCCGCCCCTTCGCGTGGCGGCGCAAATGGGCGCGCGACTGGGACGTTGTGAAATTCTGCTCGGACCGCTGCCGGTCCGAGCGGCGGACGGCGAGCGCGCCTTCGGCCCGACCCGAGACCTGA
- a CDS encoding SDR family NAD(P)-dependent oxidoreductase has product MTEQLIANQTRDAASEATAPRPRHTVRLDSFPRGGVAAVFGASGGIGSALSAALTDSGQFDTVLGFSRNTSPAFDLADEDSLARAAEQVAGAGEIRLVIIATGRLHEGEMLPEKSWRELDAGRLARAFAVNATGPALVMKHLLPQLPRTGKAMLAALSARVGSIGDNRLGGWYGYRASKAALNQLVHCAAIELARRAPEAICVALHPGTVATRLSAPFASASGIAPAEAARHLLGVIDRLAAKDSGGFFDWRGTPVPW; this is encoded by the coding sequence GTGACGGAGCAGCTGATCGCCAACCAGACGCGTGACGCCGCTTCGGAGGCCACGGCGCCTCGGCCTCGTCATACCGTCCGGCTGGACTCCTTCCCGCGCGGCGGCGTCGCCGCGGTGTTCGGGGCCAGCGGCGGGATCGGCTCGGCGCTCAGCGCGGCGCTCACCGACAGCGGCCAGTTCGATACCGTCCTCGGCTTCAGCCGCAATACGTCCCCTGCTTTCGATCTCGCCGATGAAGACAGCCTTGCGCGCGCCGCCGAACAGGTTGCGGGAGCCGGTGAGATCCGCCTCGTGATCATCGCCACCGGCAGGTTGCATGAGGGCGAGATGCTGCCCGAGAAGAGCTGGCGCGAACTCGATGCAGGCCGTCTCGCCCGGGCCTTTGCCGTCAATGCAACGGGGCCCGCGCTGGTGATGAAGCACCTGCTGCCGCAACTGCCGCGCACGGGAAAGGCGATGCTCGCGGCGCTGTCGGCGCGGGTCGGTTCGATCGGCGACAACCGGCTTGGCGGCTGGTACGGCTATCGTGCCTCGAAGGCGGCATTGAACCAGCTGGTGCATTGCGCGGCCATCGAGCTTGCCCGCCGCGCGCCCGAGGCCATCTGCGTCGCGCTGCATCCGGGGACGGTGGCGACGCGGCTCTCTGCGCCGTTCGCCTCGGCCTCAGGCATCGCCCCGGCCGAGGCCGCGCGTCATCTGCTCGGCGTCATCGATCGGCTCGCGGCAAAGGACTCCGGCGGCTTCTTCGACTGGCGCGGCACGCCAGTGCCGTGGTGA
- a CDS encoding ABC transporter ATP-binding protein has product MTPESSALAVRGLTKCFDRPAVDGLDLVVRAGEFYALVGPNGAGKTTTLRMVAGLLRPDAGEIAIFGIDALRDPIAAKQVMAWVSDEPMIYDKLTPLEYLEFVAGLWGVDPASSGDTARELLVSLGLEPHLHERCEGFSKGMRQKVALAGALVHDPQLIILDEPLTGLDAVSARHVKGLLAERVRRGGTVIMTTHILEVAERMADRIGVIAAGRIVAEGTLAELRQQNGRTDTSLEELFIALVDVESAA; this is encoded by the coding sequence ATGACACCAGAGAGCTCCGCCCTCGCTGTGCGAGGGTTAACCAAATGTTTCGATCGGCCGGCCGTCGACGGGCTCGACCTCGTCGTGCGCGCCGGCGAGTTCTATGCGCTGGTCGGCCCCAACGGGGCCGGCAAGACGACGACCTTGCGCATGGTCGCCGGACTGCTTCGGCCGGATGCCGGCGAGATCGCGATCTTCGGCATCGACGCGCTGCGCGATCCCATTGCCGCCAAGCAGGTGATGGCGTGGGTGTCGGATGAGCCGATGATCTACGACAAGCTTACGCCCCTCGAATATCTGGAATTCGTCGCCGGCCTTTGGGGCGTCGATCCCGCGAGCTCGGGCGACACGGCGCGTGAGCTCCTGGTCTCGCTCGGGCTCGAGCCGCACCTGCACGAGCGCTGCGAAGGTTTTTCCAAGGGCATGCGGCAGAAGGTAGCGCTCGCCGGCGCGCTGGTTCACGACCCGCAACTGATCATCCTCGACGAGCCGCTCACCGGCCTCGATGCGGTCTCCGCGCGTCACGTCAAGGGTCTCCTCGCCGAGCGCGTCCGCCGCGGCGGCACGGTGATCATGACGACGCACATCCTCGAAGTCGCCGAGCGCATGGCGGACCGCATTGGCGTCATCGCCGCCGGGCGGATCGTCGCCGAGGGCACGCTCGCCGAGCTGCGCCAGCAGAATGGCCGCACCGACACCAGCCTCGAAGAGCTGTTCATCGCCCTCGTCGATGTCGAGTCCGCGGCATGA